In Nostoc piscinale CENA21, the genomic stretch AAATAATTAGGGGCATGGATAAACCATCTGCCCCTACTGACCACTTCAAATCTAGCTGTGGTACCCAGGCATAACTTTCAGACAGCTGCAAGTCTGGGTTGGAGAAGTCGTACCCGGTATAAAAGGCGTAGACAATCAGCGCGAAGTCTATCAACCCAACTATCAGGGAATACCAACGCACTGTTTTACCATCTTTATCCGGGATAATCGGAATCAAGAGTGATGCCGCAATCGGCAAGAGGATAATTGTCGTCAGCCACGGGAAATTAGCTGTATTCATCACAATTTGTCTACAATCAAAATCATGTTTATCAAGGAAGCCCTAGCTATTAAGTAGCAGCTTTTTGGGGATTTGGCATTCCTTGTTAGGTTGATTTAATTAAGTGGACAATCCCCACTTATTATTGTGGTAGTATCTTTTAACTTTAGCGGTGACTCAGTATCGGTGAGAATACCCGCTTTCAGCGAGCAGTTTACCGAAAATTTTAGGACTGCGATCGCACCATCTCAGGAAAATTCGTAATTCGTAATTCACAATTCGTCATTAGGATAGTTGATAAAATCAGTTCTCCCGTACTAAGTGAATAGGAATTGTCATGATAAATTCAGCACCTTTTCCTGGAGAAGAAATACATTCTAAAGACCCTTGATGTCTGTTAGTAATAATTTGGTAACTAATAGACAAACCCATCCCCGTTCCTTTACCTACAGGTTTACTTGTAAAAAAGGGGTCAAATATTTTTTGTCTGACTTCATCTGACATCCCGACACCATTATCGATAATGCTGATTTTGACTTGTTTGGGGTTTAGCATAGCTGTACGGATGCAAATAGTTGGTGTTAGCTGCTGGACATTTTCTTCTAACGCATCAATCGCATTCAGCAAAATATTCATAAATACTTGGTTGAGTTGCCCAGCATAACATTCAACTAAAGGTAAATTGCTATATTCCTTAATCACTAAAATATTGGGTCTGTTTATTTTAGATGTTAGACGATGCTCTAAAATCATTAAAGTACTATCCAGACCATCATGTATATCAGCAGCTTTTAAATCAGATTCATCCAGACGAGAAAAGGTACGTAGAGATGTTACAATATCACTGATTCGAGTTGCTCCAAATGTCATTGAAGAGTAAAGTTTTGGCAAATCTTCGATTATAAATTCTAAATCACAATTTTCAGTTTCTGCTTGAATTTCTAAGTCTGGTTTTGGATAATGATATTTGTAAAGTTTAAGAATTTTGATGATATTTTGAGTATATTGATAGGCATGTTTGAGATTGCCAAAAATAAAATTAACTGGATTATTGATTTCATGAGCAACTCCCGCAACTAGTTGCCCCAGAGAAGACATTTTTTCAGTTTGAATCAGTTGCAATTGCGTATGTTGCAATTCCTGTAAAGCTTGTTCTAATTCCTTGGCTTTTTGACTGAGTTCGGCTTCTGCTTGTTTACGTGCAGTAATATCATTACGAATAGCTACATATTGCTGGGGTTTGCCTTGCTCATCTAAAACAGGCACAATTGTCGTATCTACCCAATAATATGTGCCATCTTTCGCCAGATTTTTAACTTCGCCTTTCCAAACTCTTCCCTGACTAATAGTGAACCACATCTCTTGGAAAAACTCTTGGGAGTGATAACCAGAATTGATAATTCTATGGGTTTTACCAATTAATTCTTCTGGTTGATATTGGGAGATTTGACAAAACTTATCATTCACATATTCAATAATGCCTTGATTGTTAGTTACGGCAACAATAGATGATTGGTCTAAAGCGAATTTGATATCTGCTAATTCTTTAAGGGATTTTTTAAGAGTAATTTCTGCTTGTTTCCGCGCAGTAATATCATTACGAATAGCTACATATTGCTGGGGTTTGCCTTGCTCATCTAAAACAGGCACAATTGTCGTATCTACCCAATAATATGTGCCATCTTTTGCCAAATTTTTAACTTCTCTTTTCCATACCTTTCCCTGTCCGAGAGTTAACCACATCTCTTGAAAAAACTCTTGGGAGTGATAGCCAGAATTGATAATTCTATGGGTTTTACCAATTAATTCTTCTGGTTGATATTGGGAGATTTGACAAAACTTATCATTCACATATTCAATAATGCCTTGATTGTTAGTTACGGCAACAATAGATGATTGGTCTAAAGCGAATTTGATATCTGCTAATTCTTTAAGGGATTTTTTGAGATTAGTTTCTGCTTGTTGCTGGGCAGTAATATAAGTATTTTTACGATTTGTAATATCTTCAACGATGGACAAAACACTAGTCACATTTCCTTGAGAATCAAATACAGGAGTGTGATGCCATTCGCAAGTCATTATTTTGCCATCTTTAGTAAAATTCTCATTGGTACAGTAATTTCTCCCATGTTGCTTGAGCAATGCAGTCATTAACTGATTGGCATCTTCTTTAGGAATACTAGGTAATAGAATTTCCGCAATATGAAGGTTGAGTACTTCTTGTTTACTGTAACCAAAGATACGTTCAGCTGCCGGATTCCAATCTAAAACCTCAAAATCTATATTCCACTGAATAATTCCTAAAGGATGATATTCGACCAAAAAAAACAATTTCTGCTGAGTGTTTTGAAGTAATTTTCGTGTATTCTCTAAATCTGCTATTAAATGATCTCGCTGCTGGCAACAAGTCGGTAGCTCTTGATACTCAGATTCAACGAACATAGTGTTTGATCTCCAGCCCAGTTAAAACAGGGAAAACAAGTAAATTTCGATGTTAGTATTAATATTGCCCAAATTAGTGTGAATAATTTACTTGGGTAGCGAAGACTGAAGACTATTGATTGATACGATGTTGTCTAGCAAGAATTAATAGCTTTTAATACGTCTTTGGTTTCATCTATTGTTAGAGTTTACCTTTGGAAACTTTTCCCTTTAAGCTTTTATAAGAAG encodes the following:
- a CDS encoding PAS domain S-box protein, yielding MFVESEYQELPTCCQQRDHLIADLENTRKLLQNTQQKLFFLVEYHPLGIIQWNIDFEVLDWNPAAERIFGYSKQEVLNLHIAEILLPSIPKEDANQLMTALLKQHGRNYCTNENFTKDGKIMTCEWHHTPVFDSQGNVTSVLSIVEDITNRKNTYITAQQQAETNLKKSLKELADIKFALDQSSIVAVTNNQGIIEYVNDKFCQISQYQPEELIGKTHRIINSGYHSQEFFQEMWLTLGQGKVWKREVKNLAKDGTYYWVDTTIVPVLDEQGKPQQYVAIRNDITARKQAEITLKKSLKELADIKFALDQSSIVAVTNNQGIIEYVNDKFCQISQYQPEELIGKTHRIINSGYHSQEFFQEMWFTISQGRVWKGEVKNLAKDGTYYWVDTTIVPVLDEQGKPQQYVAIRNDITARKQAEAELSQKAKELEQALQELQHTQLQLIQTEKMSSLGQLVAGVAHEINNPVNFIFGNLKHAYQYTQNIIKILKLYKYHYPKPDLEIQAETENCDLEFIIEDLPKLYSSMTFGATRISDIVTSLRTFSRLDESDLKAADIHDGLDSTLMILEHRLTSKINRPNILVIKEYSNLPLVECYAGQLNQVFMNILLNAIDALEENVQQLTPTICIRTAMLNPKQVKISIIDNGVGMSDEVRQKIFDPFFTSKPVGKGTGMGLSISYQIITNRHQGSLECISSPGKGAEFIMTIPIHLVREN